In Magnolia sinica isolate HGM2019 chromosome 12, MsV1, whole genome shotgun sequence, a single genomic region encodes these proteins:
- the LOC131220180 gene encoding probable protein phosphatase 2C 27 — MAAGTDLSCPFTVLNGRFCNDNRAPIGDENSEALESLKQMNIGKPPRHLSVIRHCISSAQLVAEDELELNIENIGPKSPANEKSMFLPIFRSGSCSDKGPKQYMEDEHLCIDNLLEHLGEVANFPSLGAFNGVSNINTADASSDLSLVVNFPYHSSSSSTIKSWYG; from the exons ATGGCTGCAGGGACTGATTTATCGTGTCCTTTTACTGTATTAAATGGTCGATTCTGTAATGATAATAGGGCACCCATTGGCGATGAGAACTCCGAGGCCCTGGAGAGCTTGAAACAGATGAATATCGGGAAACCTCCTCGGCACCTTTCGGTCATTCGGCATTGCATCAGCAGTGCTCAGCTGGTGGCTGAAGACGAATTG GAGTTGAATATTGAGAATATTGGCCCCAAATCACCAGCAAACGAGAAGTCTATGTTTTTACCCATTTTTCGCTCTGGGAGTTGTTCAGATAAAGGACCCAAACAGTACATGGAAGATGAGCACTTATGTATAGATAATCTACTTGAACATCTTGGAGAAGTTGCAAATTTCCCATCACTAGGGGCTTTCAATGGGGTGAGTAACATAAATACTGCTGATGCATCTTCCGATTTGTCATTGGTTGTTAAttttccataccattcatcctcatctagtacaataaaatcatgGTATGGCTAG